The following are encoded together in the Anaerostipes caccae L1-92 genome:
- a CDS encoding NfeD family protein produces MYTVYWLIAVAVFLLLEILTLGLTSIWFAVGSLAAAIGAGLGLPFFGQLILAVAVSCVVFVFARPWAQKYLNNKTEKTNAESLIGKTGIVKKRIVNIKGQGMVYIQGMEWTARSADDDEIPEETEVIVEEIQGVKLIVSKK; encoded by the coding sequence ATGTATACGGTATACTGGTTGATTGCGGTAGCTGTTTTCCTGTTGCTTGAAATTCTGACATTGGGACTTACAAGTATTTGGTTTGCGGTGGGATCTTTAGCAGCAGCCATCGGTGCGGGGCTGGGTCTGCCGTTTTTCGGGCAGCTGATCCTGGCTGTGGCAGTTTCCTGTGTGGTTTTTGTATTTGCAAGGCCATGGGCCCAAAAATATCTGAACAACAAGACGGAAAAGACCAACGCAGAAAGCCTGATCGGGAAGACAGGAATCGTAAAGAAAAGAATCGTCAATATCAAAGGACAGGGAATGGTCTATATCCAGGGAATGGAGTGGACAGCGCGTTCTGCCGATGATGATGAGATCCCGGAAGAGACAGAGGTAATCGTAGAGGAAATTCAAGGCGTGAAACTAATCGTGAGCAAGAAGTAG
- a CDS encoding TrmH family RNA methyltransferase yields MITTVQNKQIRQVIKLKKSSRERKRTGLFVAEGLRIFREIPEEQRAKVFVSSDFLKLHGEELKGIPFEEVSPKVFREISDTETPQGILSLVKMKQSTLSEILKRSGSSILLLENLQDPGNLGTLIRTGEGAGVSGIIMSRDTVDIYNPKVIRSTMGSIFRVPFTYTEDLAETVEYLRQQSVHVYAAHLNGTDYTDESYDKISAFLIGNEGNGLTDRIAALADKRIRIPMEGRVESLNAAMAGGLLMYEARRQKKGGS; encoded by the coding sequence ATGATTACAACGGTACAGAATAAGCAGATCAGACAGGTGATAAAGCTTAAAAAAAGTTCCAGGGAGAGGAAAAGAACCGGATTATTTGTGGCTGAGGGCCTTCGAATCTTTCGGGAGATTCCGGAAGAGCAGAGGGCAAAGGTTTTTGTTTCCAGTGACTTTTTAAAGCTGCATGGGGAAGAACTGAAAGGTATTCCGTTTGAAGAGGTTTCGCCTAAAGTGTTCCGTGAGATTTCGGATACGGAGACGCCTCAGGGGATCTTGTCCCTTGTGAAGATGAAACAATCGACTCTCTCTGAGATACTAAAGCGCAGCGGAAGCAGTATTCTTCTTCTGGAGAATCTGCAGGACCCGGGAAACCTGGGGACGCTGATTCGGACGGGAGAAGGAGCCGGTGTGAGCGGCATCATCATGAGCAGGGATACTGTGGATATCTATAATCCTAAAGTCATAAGATCTACGATGGGCTCTATATTCCGGGTTCCATTCACTTATACAGAGGATCTTGCCGAAACGGTGGAGTATTTAAGGCAGCAGTCGGTACATGTGTATGCGGCACACTTGAACGGCACAGACTATACAGATGAATCATACGATAAGATCAGCGCATTTCTCATCGGCAATGAGGGGAATGGACTGACAGACAGAATTGCGGCGCTGGCAGACAAGAGGATCAGAATTCCCATGGAAGGCCGGGTCGAATCATTAAATGCAGCTATGGCCGGAGGACTTCTTATGTATGAGGCCAGGAGGCAGAAAAAAGGAGGTAGCTGA